CCATATCTGCAGCCGTTGGTCTCTAAGCAAACGCAATGGCCTGGAAAGATTGCCCAGAATCAGTTCTGGCGATCCTTGGTTAACTCCCTCAAGAACATAGTACTGCTTTTTATCACTGAAATCTGGCTTCAAATTTTCCACCGACGGCAAAAGAGCTTCTCTGTTGGCATTTGTAATGATTGTCATAAACGTATTGTTTGCATAGAAATTTACATTGCTGCAGCTCCAGAATGTAGGGGGGTGCTTAGGATTGCATTTGATAGATCCATGTCTGTGAACGAGTTTCATGGCTTTTACAAATCCCGTTTTAGTCACATTGAAGGCACCGCATTGGTCATCTCGAGCTCCAAAGCAAACAGAATCATTGTTGATTTGTTGCCACACATCTGCAATTAAAATAGACAAATATAAACCTAATTCCTTGTAACTTATGGTAGCCGaattgtagcaaaattcaacaataaaaatgCGTATCAAAACCAACAATTTGATACCTAACTCAACAAATTTATCTCAACGTCAACACTGTTTACCTGTCAACTtcaacaattttattgttattattttttgtcaccttgaaagaaaagtttcccgggaggcctacgccctaaccacgtaagtcacctcttcgatggctgtgtttcCAGCATGGTTGttctggtggtgtagtggtgatcacacccgactagttatggggggacgtgggttcaaatcccgctcagggcaaactttctttcaaacatttactcttgatatatacatatatatatatatatatatatatatgtatatatatatacatatatatatatatatatatatataaattgtaatgcaagagttaggttatttggtcatttattcgctactctgagtttcatgcttcatgcgaagcaatcatcatgATTCTTGCATTACAGtttactattgctctagttcaactattgagcactttctagttgatgaggatttcaacccatttttggattatatatatatctgactggatttacaaaaagatacctcccaatgctgggacaatcattataatttagcacatacTGTGgcaaatactgtctgatgagtgcgtgagaacgaaactcggagtaacagagaattttgtctcttcgttatatcttcttcttattcaaagctctacacttaaaagtgtattgagcactgttttaacggcattagccactctattacacgtatatatatatatatatatatatatatatatatatatatatatatattgtatattGTGGAGGTAGAAAACAAACGAAATGCAAGTttatccctacaagcctgtttcgtggtcgcccactcatcaggcgAATGATGAATAATGAAAACATCGAACACATTATTTCCTGTGAAAGTAGCGAAAGGTAGGGTGGGTAAACGGTAGCACCAGCCTCGTGATGTGGCTATTAGAGAGAGAAATATATATAATGAAATGAAATACCATAACAAGAAGCCTGGATTGATTGCTCAGCATTTTCATCAGAGTAGATCCAGCGTTTTCCTTCTGCCATTTCCTTCCCGTCACTCGCTTTGATTTCAGCGCACGACTTAGCAGGGAGCTCTTGAATTGAACCCAACGGCACTGCAGAAAACAAGTTACCAAAGTAAACTTTGTCTATTTGAACGTTATTATTGCAGTTCATGTTTGTTAAGTTTACTTATATCTAATCTTTCTCTTGTACTTTGCAGATCTTCCTCTTGGCTAACAGTATAAAGACTGAACttaaacgttaaaaaaaaaattgctttaacCTATATATGTTGGCCGCCATTCTATCCTTTCTGAGAGTCTTCAATTCGTTAAAAAAGAATTACAAAAACGTGAAAGAAATGATTGCCATGTTCTTTTAGAGTTCCATAGATATCTGATAATACCTCTACTGGATGTACGTTTCATGTAAAATCGCCGTGCATCGTGTAAAAAGTCTTCAGGCCTGGCTTCTTTCGTCCTGTTGTTCAACTCGCAAATATGTTTATCAATGATAACATTGTAGCTTTGGCATCTGATATCCTGGTTGCATACCCTGTAACATTCTAGATCTGATGGAAAGTGAGCCTCAACTGTTTTGAACACGTGTCCCTTGAGAAACATACCACTAACAGAGTATTCTCCCTGACAACATTGGTCAGCTGCCTTAGGAATACCAGTGTT
Above is a genomic segment from Acropora muricata isolate sample 2 chromosome 1, ASM3666990v1, whole genome shotgun sequence containing:
- the LOC136920242 gene encoding uncharacterized protein, whose translation is MNTGFWRLAFFLLSNTGIPKAADQCCQGEYSVSGMFLKGHVFKTVEAHFPSDLECYRVCNQDIRCQSYNVIIDKHICELNNRTKEARPEDFLHDARRFYMKRTSSRVPLGSIQELPAKSCAEIKASDGKEMAEGKRWIYSDENAEQSIQASCYDVWQQINNDSVCFGARDDQCGAFNVTKTGFVKAMKLVHRHGSIKCNPKHPPTFWSCSNVNFYANNTFMTIITNANREALLPSVENLKPDFSDKKQYYVLEGVNQGSPELILGNLSRPLRLLRDQRLQIWYGQDWIDNFEAGNNGTTCVDVFAWYV